The following proteins come from a genomic window of Eulemur rufifrons isolate Redbay chromosome 24, OSU_ERuf_1, whole genome shotgun sequence:
- the LOC138374816 gene encoding kallikrein-13-like isoform X2: MWPLAAAIASLTVALSGGISQEYPKILNSTNGTNGFLTGGYTCLPHSQPWQAALLVRGRLLCGGVLVHPKWVLTAAHCLKDGYRIYLGKHALGRAEAVSYPQTLQCANIELRSDEECHQVYPGKITPNMLCAGTKEGGKDSCEGDSGGPLVCNGTLHGIISWGDFPCGQPNRPGVYTRVSKYVSWIRETIQKHNTPEHKWTKGPQ; this comes from the exons ATGTGGCCCCTGGCCGCAGCGATCGCCTCCCTGACCGTGGCCTTGTCAGGAG GCATCTCCCAGGAGTATCCCAAGATTCTCAACAGCACCAATGGGACCAATGGATTTCTCACAGGTGGCTACACCTGCCTCCCCCACTCTCAGCCCTGGCAGGCAGCCCTACTAGTGCGAGGGCGGCTACTCTGCGGGGGAGTCCTGGTCCACCCGAAATGGGTCCTCACTGCAGCACACTGTCTGAAGGA TGGATACAGAATTTACCTGGGCAAGCATGCCCTGGGGCGTGCGGAGGCCG tGAGTTACCCCCAAACCCTGCAGTGTGCCAACATCGAGCTACGCTCAGATGAGGAGTGTCACCAAGTCTACCCGGGGAAGATCACTCCCAACATGTTGTGTGCTGGCACAAAAGAGGGCGGCAAGGACTCCTGTGAG GGTGACTCCGGGGGCCCCCTGGTCTGTAACGGAACCCTCCATGGCATCATCTCCTGGGGAGACTTCCCATGTGGACAGCCCAACCGGCCTGGTGTCTACACCCGAGTCTCAAAATATGTTTCGTGGATCCGAGAAACAATCCAAAAACACAACACCCCGGAACACAAATGGACAAAGGGCCCACAATAA
- the KLK14 gene encoding kallikrein-14: MFLLLTALQVLAIGMTQSQEDENKIIGGYTCIQNSQPWQVALLAGPGRRFFCGGALLSDQWVITAAHCARPILRVALGKHNLRRWEATQQVLRVTRQVTHPSYNARAHDNDLMLLRLEQPARLGRAVNTIPIAQSCASPGTPCRVSGWGTISSPIARYPTSLQCVNINISQNQTCRQAYPGAITAGMVCAGVPQGGKDSCQGDSGGPLVCQGELQGIVSWGMERCALPGYPGVYTNLCKYQNWIQETMLGRWRSP, encoded by the exons ATGTTCCTCCTGCTGACAGCACTGCAAGTCTTGGCCATAG GCATGACACAGAGCCAAGAAGATGAGAACAAGATAATTGGTGGTTATACATGCATCCAGAACTCCCAGCCATGGCAGGTGGCCCTGCTGGCAGGCCCCGGGCGTCGCTTCTTCTGTGGAGGGGCCCTCCTTTCAGACCAGTGGGTCATCACTGCTGCTCACTGCGCCCGCCC GATCCTCCGGGTAGCCCTGGGCAAGCACAACCTGAGGAGGTGGGAGGCCACCCAGCAGGTGCTCCGCGTGACTCGCCAGGTGACACATCCCAGCTACAACGCCCGGGCCCATGACAACGACCTGATGCTTCTGAGGCTGGAGCAGCCTGCCCGGCTGGGAAGGGCAGTCAATACCATCCCCATCGCCCAGTCCTGTGCCAGCCCTGGGACACCCTGCCGTGTGTCAGGCTGGGGGACCATATCCAGTCCCATTG CCAGGTACCCTACCTCTCTGCAATGTGTGAACATCAACATCTCCCAGAACCAGACATGTCGGCAGGCCTACCCTGGAGCCATCACCGCCGGCATGGTCTGTGCGGGGGTCCCCCAGGGCGGGAAGGACTCTTGTCAG GGTGACTCTGGGGGACCCCTGGTGTGCCAAGGAGAGCTCCAGGGCATTGTGTCCTGGGGAATGGAGCGCTGTGCCCTGCCTGGCTACCCTGGTGTCTACACCAACCTGTGCAAGTACCAAAACTGGATCCAGGAAACGATGCTGGGCAGATGGCGGTCCCCATGA
- the LOC138374816 gene encoding kallikrein-13-like isoform X3, producing the protein MWPLAAAIASLTVALSGVSYPQTLQCANIELRSDEECHQVYPGKITPNMLCAGTKEGGKDSCEGDSGGPLVCNGTLHGIISWGDFPCGQPNRPGVYTRVSKYVSWIRETIQKHNTPEHKWTKGPQ; encoded by the exons ATGTGGCCCCTGGCCGCAGCGATCGCCTCCCTGACCGTGGCCTTGTCAGGAG tGAGTTACCCCCAAACCCTGCAGTGTGCCAACATCGAGCTACGCTCAGATGAGGAGTGTCACCAAGTCTACCCGGGGAAGATCACTCCCAACATGTTGTGTGCTGGCACAAAAGAGGGCGGCAAGGACTCCTGTGAG GGTGACTCCGGGGGCCCCCTGGTCTGTAACGGAACCCTCCATGGCATCATCTCCTGGGGAGACTTCCCATGTGGACAGCCCAACCGGCCTGGTGTCTACACCCGAGTCTCAAAATATGTTTCGTGGATCCGAGAAACAATCCAAAAACACAACACCCCGGAACACAAATGGACAAAGGGCCCACAATAA
- the LOC138374816 gene encoding kallikrein-13-like isoform X1 gives MWPLAAAIASLTVALSGGISQEYPKILNSTNGTNGFLTGGYTCLPHSQPWQAALLVRGRLLCGGVLVHPKWVLTAAHCLKDGYRIYLGKHALGRAEAGEQVREVVRSIPHPEYQISPTHLNHDHDIMLLELQSPVQPTGHVHVLPLSHHDCLPTGTCCRVSGWGTTTSPQVSYPQTLQCANIELRSDEECHQVYPGKITPNMLCAGTKEGGKDSCEGDSGGPLVCNGTLHGIISWGDFPCGQPNRPGVYTRVSKYVSWIRETIQKHNTPEHKWTKGPQ, from the exons ATGTGGCCCCTGGCCGCAGCGATCGCCTCCCTGACCGTGGCCTTGTCAGGAG GCATCTCCCAGGAGTATCCCAAGATTCTCAACAGCACCAATGGGACCAATGGATTTCTCACAGGTGGCTACACCTGCCTCCCCCACTCTCAGCCCTGGCAGGCAGCCCTACTAGTGCGAGGGCGGCTACTCTGCGGGGGAGTCCTGGTCCACCCGAAATGGGTCCTCACTGCAGCACACTGTCTGAAGGA TGGATACAGAATTTACCTGGGCAAGCATGCCCTGGGGCGTGCGGAGGCCGGTGAGCAGGTGAGGGAGGTGGTCCGCTCTATCCCCCACCCTGAATACCAGATCAGCCCCACCCACCTGAACCATGACCACGACATCATGCTTCTGGAGCTGCAGTCCCCAGTCCAGCCCACAGGCCATGTCCACGTCCTGCCCCTTTCCCACCATGACTGCCTACCCACTGGCACCTGCTGTCGGGTGTCTGGCTGGGGCACTACCACCAGCCCCCAGG tGAGTTACCCCCAAACCCTGCAGTGTGCCAACATCGAGCTACGCTCAGATGAGGAGTGTCACCAAGTCTACCCGGGGAAGATCACTCCCAACATGTTGTGTGCTGGCACAAAAGAGGGCGGCAAGGACTCCTGTGAG GGTGACTCCGGGGGCCCCCTGGTCTGTAACGGAACCCTCCATGGCATCATCTCCTGGGGAGACTTCCCATGTGGACAGCCCAACCGGCCTGGTGTCTACACCCGAGTCTCAAAATATGTTTCGTGGATCCGAGAAACAATCCAAAAACACAACACCCCGGAACACAAATGGACAAAGGGCCCACAATAA